The following coding sequences lie in one Haemorhous mexicanus isolate bHaeMex1 chromosome 10, bHaeMex1.pri, whole genome shotgun sequence genomic window:
- the SLITRK3 gene encoding SLIT and NTRK-like protein 3, with protein MMKPSTAETLHKGRMLWIILLSTIALAWTTPIPLIEDSEELDEPCFDPCYCEVKESLFHIHCDNKGFINISQITESWSRPFKLYLQRNSMRKLYTNSFLHLNNAVSINLGNNALQDIQTGAFNGLRVLKRLYLHENKLDIFRNDTFLGLESLEYLQADYNVIKRIESGAFRNLSKLRVLILNDNLIPMLPTNLFKSVSLTHLDLRGNRLKVLSYRGMLDHIGRSLMEIQLEENPWNCTCEIVQLKSWLERIPYTALVGDITCETPFHFHGKDLREIKRSKLCPMLSDSEVEASLGIPQLSSSKENAWPTKPSSMLSSFHFTASSVEYKTSNKQPKPTKQPRAPRPPPTPRGLYPGPNQPPVAAYQTRPPIPIICPTGCSCSLHINDLGLTVNCKERGFHNISELLPRPLNAKKLYLSGNLIQKIYRSDFWNFSSLDLLHLGNNRISYVQDGAFINLPNLKSLYLNGNDIERLTPGMFRGLQSLHYLYFEYNLIREIQPAAFSLMPNLKLLFLNDNLLRTLPTDAFAGTSLARLNLRNNHFLALPVAGVLEHLHAIVQIDLKLNPWDCTCELVPLKQWLEALSSVSVVGEVLCASPEPLARRDLRSLELAALCPAALRPAAAASPPAAAPPPPAATGAAAYELPPAAAAAAVPLSVLILSLLVLFFSAVLVAAGLFAFVLRRRRRKLPFRGPRAEAADLGAVPLRCPRLFPEGGGGGGGGGGGGGGGPGERSPEKAPPAGHVYDYIPHPVTQMCNNPIYKPREEEEAAGGGGEAAELLRGGGERGFAHPAAPAAAPEPGSSYRTLLEKEQEWSLAVSSSQLNTIVAVHPQHPAGGGLAAGALGAAAAAAGGAPRDRDRPPPCAVGFVDCLYGTVPKLKELHVHPPGMQYPDLQQDARLKETLLFAAGKGFPDHQTPTSEYLELRAKLQTKPDYLEVLEKTTYRF; from the coding sequence ATGATGAAACCTTCCACGGCAGAGACGCTTCATAAAGGAAGGATGTTGTGGATAATTCTTCTAAGCACAATTGCTCTAGCATGGACTACACCTATTCCCTTGATAGAGGACTCGGAGGAACTGGATGAGCCCTGCTTTGATCCATGTTACTGTGAAGTGAAGGAGAGCCTTTTCCATATACATTGTGACAACAAGGGATTTATAAATATTAGTCAGATAACAGAGTCGTGGTCGAGACCTTTTAAACTTTATCTGCAGAGGAATTCCATGAGGAAATTGTACACCAACAGTTTTCTTCACTTGAACAATGCTGTATCTATTAACCTTGGGAACAATGCACTGCAGGACATTCAGACGGGGGCTTTTAACGGGCTCCGAGTTCTGAAGAGGTTGTATTTGCACGAAAACAAATTGGACATTTTCAGGAACGACACTTTCCTGGGTTTGGAAAGTCTGGAATATCTGCAGGCAGATTACAATGTCATTAAACGGATTGAAAGCGGGGCGTTTCGAAACCTAAGTAAATTGAGGGTCCTTATCCTAAATGACAATCTTATCCCCATGCTCCCCACCAATTTATTTAAGTCTGTGTCCTTAACCCACTTGGACTTGCGGGGGAACCGCCTCAAAGTCCTTTCGTACCGCGGGATGTTGGACCACATTGGCAGGAGCCTGATGGAGATCCAGCTGGAGGAGAACCCGTGGAACTGTACGTGCGAGATTGTGCAGCTCAAGAGCTGGCTGGAGCGCATCCCCTACACCGCTCTGGTGGGGGACATCACCTGCGAGACCCCTTTCCACTTCCACGGGAAGGACCTGCGGGAAATCAAGAGAAGCAAGCTCTGCCCCATGCTGTCCGACTCCGAGGTGGAagccagcctgggcatccctcAGCTGTCCTCCAGCAAGGAGAACGCGTGGCCTACGAAGCCTTCCTCCATGCTGTCCTCCTTCCATTTCACCGCTTCCTCTGTTGAGTACAAAACGTCCAACAAGCAGCCCAAGCCCACCAAGCAGCCCCGGGCGCCCCGGCCTCCCCCGACCCCCCGTGGCCTGTACCCCGGGCCCAACCAACCGCCCGTGGCTGCCTACCAGACCCGGCCCCCCATCCCCATCATCTGCCCCACCGGCTGCTCTTGCAGTTTGCACATCAACGACCTGGGCCTGACGGTCAACTGCAAGGAGCGGGGATTCCACAACATCTCCGAGCTCCTGCCCAGGCCCTTGAACGCCAAGAAGCTGTACCTGAGCGGGAATTTGATCCAGAAAATCTACCGCTCCgatttctggaatttttcctCCTTGGATCTCTTACACCTGGGGAACAACCGGATCTCCTACGTGCAGGATGGGGCGTTCATCAACCTGCCGAACCTCAAGAGCCTGTACCTGAACGGGAACGACATCGAGCGGCTGACCCCGGGCATGTTCCGGGGCCTGCAGAGTTTGCATTACCTGTACTTCGAGTACAACCTGATCAGGGAAATCCAGCCGGCGGCCTTCAGCCTCATGCCCAACCTGAAGCTCCTCTTCCTCAACGACAACCTGCTCCGCACGCTGCCCACCGACGCCTTCGCCGGCACCTCCCTGGCGCGCCTCAACCTGCGCAACAACCACTTCCTGGCGCTGCCGGTGGCCGGGGTGCTGGAGCACCTGCACGCCATCGTGCAGATCGACCTGAAGCTCAACCCCTGGGACTGCACCTGCGAGCTGGTGCCGCTGAAGCAGTGGCTGGAGGCGCTCAGCTCCGTCAGCGTGGTGGGCGAGGTGCTGTGCGCCAGCCCCGAGCCGCTGGCCCGCCGCGACCTGCGCTCGCTGGAGCTGGCCGCGCTGTGCCCCGCCGCCCtgcgccccgccgccgccgcctcgccccccgccgccgccccgccgccgcccgccgccacCGGCGCGGCCGCCTACGAGCTGCCCCCGGCCGCCGCGGCCGCGGCCGTGCCGCTCTCCGTGCTCATTCTCAGCCTCCTCGTCCTCTTCTTCTCCGCCGTGCTGGTGGCCGCCGGGCTCTTCGCCTTCGTGCTGCGCCGCCGCCGGCGGAAGCTGCCGTTCCGCGGCCCGCGGGCGGAGGCGGCGGACCTGGGCGCGGTGCCGCTGCGCTGCCCGCGGCTCTTCCCcgagggcggcggcggcggcgggggcggcggcggcggcggcggggggggcCCCGGGGAGAGGTCCCCGGAGAAGGCGCCCCCGGCGGGCCACGTCTACGACTACATCCCGCACCCGGTGACCCAGATGTGCAACAACCCCATCTACAAGCCGCgggaggaggaagaggcggcgggcggcggcggcgaggcGGCCGAGCTGCTGCGGGGCGGCGGCGAGCGCGGCTTCGCCcaccccgccgcccccgccgccgcgccgGAGCCGGGCAGCAGCTACCGCACCttgctggagaaggagcaggagtggAGCCTGGCCGTGTCCAGCTCGCAGCTCAACACCATCGTGGCCgtgcacccccagcaccccgcGGGCGGAGGGCTGGCGGCGGGCGCGctcggggcggcggcggcggcggcggggggagccCCGCGGGACCGCGACCGCCCGCCGCCCTGCGCCGTGGGGTTCGTGGACTGCCTCTACGGCACCGTGCCCAAGCTGAAGGAACTGCACGTCCACCCCCCCGGCATGCAATACCCGGACCTGCAGCAGGACGCCAGGCTGAAGGAGACCCTGCTCTTCGCGGCCGGCAAGGGCTTCCCGGACCACCAAACCCCCACAAGCGAATACCTCGAGTTAAGGGCCAAACTCCAAACCAAGCCGGATTACCTCGAAGTCCTGGAGAAGACCACGTACCGGTTCTGa